tcaatgaaaaaaatcattatgaatgatgaaactcatcgGTTGTAAGTGGCAGCTCTAATTATAACTAGATTGAGACATTTAcaacagattaggcgtcagtcagtccgtacAACAGAACATACTTatcttcttctctcccatgaatACTTGGTTCAGTGGACCCGTAGGCGAGACATTATAGGGGAGTAGCTAAGGTTTAGTGGATTAAAGTCctgcactccggctttcgatgcttcctgcTACTATAAAAAAACTCCAAACTGCAGGATGGCATCTTTTCATCGTTTTTTTCTTTCGCTTTCACTTCAGATATTTAAAGTATACTTTTACTATCTTCCTTACATTCTCTACTAAAACCGACATAATTTTCTGCGTTCGTTCTTGAAGAGACGTTTTTCAATACTTAAATAATcacattatatatttatataattaaatgtacTTTAATAAcgattcattttgaaaaaatttgaatacgattttttgcttgaaattatgaacaaaaaacgTTGtgttttgcgaaaaatttacACTTCCGAGTGGCTTAAAAATCGGActtattatcaaaaatcttaTTTCTTTGATTATTACTTGAAAAATGTGTCTGAAAGGGCGTGTGAGAATTGCAAGTCGATCGATCCAACTGCTTCGTAGAAACTTTTTCCACTGATGCTTAAAATGCGCTTCGAGAAAAAAATgtctatttttcatttcatttttttttgcatgaaATTCATCTTTATAAGCggccaaaaactaaaaaaatttaagttttttccaagaaaaaaatttaaaaaattaataaattcatattttctgAGCTTTCTGCCTAATAACTTTCGTACTGTTTCCATTTCTTTGCTGTCAAGTGATCATGCAGTTTTCCCTTCTTCCACTTCAACACGCATTACTtcggaaaattaaatttcttccttcaaaaaattattttgtgaattcTTGGAATAATGTTTATATTTCGTTTGTTAACAAACGTAAAAAAACTCACCGAAGCTCAGGCCGACAGAGCACAATACACCAACCTAAGCTGAGATTCTAGTTAATTCCAACTATAATTAGTTGAGGTTAATTAATTGCTAAAAAGCCAACGTCGCACATTTTACTTAATAATTTTgtcaccatatatatgtacataaatacagatTGCAATTAAGTGAACGACTTTTGGCAGATCTAAGTGAAATGTATTGCCCAATTTagttgctcatacgcactgtCACCTCCAAGCACCAAGCAATAGCAGCAGAGTCCAGCCAATAAACAGGCGTAAACacagaaagcaaaatacaaGAGCAGAGAAGCACTtagtgaaaaaagaaaaaaacaacaataacacgaaCTTTCCTAATGCttgttaatgtgtgtgtgtgtgtgtgcagctcTACTCAATTGCTACGTGCCACATTTCTCTAACGTTTAGTCAATACGCTAGACGCACAGGCGAACAATTTCCACTTCAGCCAACAAATTGGCGTTGATTGCTTTGTTTTCGacactgtttgttgttttactcTCCAAAGCAATTTTCcacaacacaagcacacacttCTCTGCCTCCGCCCCCATGCCTTGCATAATTAATGGCGTTCAATTAGGCGTTAATTGCTTGGGTCGCTTTGTGGGTGACGATTACGAAAATTGCACGACGCAATTGCTTTCACGAAGCagtaaacaagcaaacaacGAAAATAATATGCATAAATACCGTTAGTTGAACACTTTATTGCACAAAATATACCAAACAATACAAGTAAATAGCAAAACGAGCAATTAACGTGCGACATTAAAAGCGAAGCAAGCACAAATGcgaatacaaatatacactcaGTTGACGCCGAGTGTTTGCGCGCACTTCCGTTCAATAAACTTGAATGCCCGTACGCGCGGTTATCCAATCCAGATACGTCGTTATGCGCGTATACACCGATGGATAACCAATTTCGCAACCACCAGCGCTGCCAAAGGCGGTCAACCCAATCAAATAGCTTTTATTGCGATAGTAATAGGTTAGTGGACCGCCAGAGTCGCCATCACAGCTGCCGCGTCCGCCAGCGCCACTGGCGCAAATGTGGTTGGGGCCACGCACCAAGCCGGGCAGATAATAGCAGGCACACTCACTCAACGGCAGCACGGGCGCATCCAcatagtacaacaacaaattgaacATCATTTTTTCACTATCGCTGTCACTTCTCAGACCCCAGCCGGATGTGGTGACGATTTCACCCTCCAAAAAGGACTGTGTCATGAAGCGCGGCGCAAGTGGTATTGTCTGTACCGCGTCGGAGAGCGCGGCCGGTGATGGCAGACGCACAAGACCAATGTCATCACGACCGCCATGCAGCACATAACGTTCATAGACGATGAAAGCACTTTCACTCACATTGTAAACAGCCGCCGAGGTGAGCGGATTGGCGAAATCGATGGAGCCCAAAAACACTTTGCCGCGCGTTGACCTGCAATGTGGaggtaaaataattattattatacaaacGAGTAGACCACTTGCAAATGTGGCATACTTATATAAACAATGCGCGGCGGTGAGCACATAACTCACGGATATCAGCGTGCCGCCGCATTGATAGACTTTAGGTGCGCGCAACAGCAGCAGCCCCACCTGATAGGGGAACATGTTAGGCGCGGCCAGGTCGCCGCCTGTAATGCGCGTATCCACGCCGCGTGTGATGTTATATTTGGAACACTGCTTATCCCACACCAACCAAGCGAGGTCCCAATACCAGAAATCGTAAATGCCGCCGCCAAAGTAATTTCGGTGCATTTCCTGCACCGCTGTGGAAGTGGCATTTGTGGCGGTCGAAATACCAATGGCACAAATGAATAGCGCTAGCGTGTAATACGCCATTATCGCAGAATGTCTCTGTTGCAATGGAAATGTGAGTAAGAAGCGCTTGAAGCTTTTATAGATTTCTAGTTGCAAGTAAAGGCAAGGTGAGAAGCATAGaaatgtacaagtatgtgtgcGCGATAATTGCTTTAAACTATACTGTAGTCGCTTGTGTGAGAGACGGgccattatttaaaatatttaaagcttcTTGGTTCTACCGAAGGGTTAATACATTGTAGTAGCGAATGAGCAGAAGCAGAAGCCAATCATGACTTGTACCTCATTAGAAGCTGCTGCAATACTTCTTTAAATGTAAGTACGGTGTTAAGTGCATTAAGTAATGAAGTGTTAAAAGTATTCCGTGAAATAAGAGGTTAGAACAGTCTAGTATTTCCAACACTTTCCTCTAATATTGAATACGTTTTGCAAAACCgctattttgagaaaaaattagcTTTAGAACTCGTTTATTGTTTCGATTGCCACATCCAGTATACGTTCCTAGAATCACCGTCACCCGTAGGTTCTCTTTAAAAAGTTGAGGTTAAAATTGCAGCCGCAGCCGTCATTACGTATCAAAATGGTAATACAATATTCTCAATGTCGCCAGCCAAACCAGCTTTACGGCGCACGGGTGCCACAGTCCATGCAGACTCGGACCAAGAAAGCGCTATTACGCGGAAAGGGAAGAAGAACTTCTGCGCTCTCCTGTGCAGCCGATCGAGGGTTCCAAGTCTGGTAACTAGAGAGGGCCCCAGGAGAAGCCAGGCAAGAAGGGGCTGAAGACAAAAGCGAGATACAAAACGGTCGGAATATGTAACCGTCTCGAAGGCAAGTCCAGCCTAAAGGAGGAATGGCTGAATTGGGCTAGAGAGAAGGTGTAGAACGACCGGGCAAACTTCATCACTCGTAATTGGTGTAATGCCTCAGACCCAGCGTAAGCCAATCGCATTAATGAGTACATCACTTAACGGTCTCAACGGAGAGTAAACCTAAGGCGCCCTCGAAAAAGAGGACGTAGCCTGGAAGCTAGACGTCAAGCGGATGATAAACCGACAACGTCCAAGGCAGCGGcgcacataggtttctgctagtgcatactgcggctaaaaatataaggagttgtcgcaggacaatgacatttggtacatcattgttttggattccaatcaagaaaaaaatgaaaaaatttttttaaaaaattttattttacgcccacctcccatataaggggaaacttaatttttgacctaaagcactgatttttggtacatagcatttttatgacattatatatgttggtgttaaatttcaataatatccgcccacttttacgcccacctcccatacaactaaattctcttttatcaagtctcttttagcaacttttttacatcttcgtgacattctgacattgtttttttcaaggggggcaatttggggcagctgaatttttttttatcgtttagctgagacttcaggctttaattcggtatatgtatgtcgacagcggtagacagcgctaaaaagatgcaccactttgaatttgaagaacattgaaattttgacgtccaaattatgttgttccacaaa
This genomic stretch from Bactrocera dorsalis isolate Fly_Bdor chromosome 5, ASM2337382v1, whole genome shotgun sequence harbors:
- the LOC105231475 gene encoding brachyurin, whose translation is MHRNYFGGGIYDFWYWDLAWLVWDKQCSKYNITRGVDTRITGGDLAAPNMFPYQVGLLLLRAPKVYQCGGTLISVSYVLTAAHCLYKSTRGKVFLGSIDFANPLTSAAVYNVSESAFIVYERYVLHGGRDDIGLVRLPSPAALSDAVQTIPLAPRFMTQSFLEGEIVTTSGWGLRSDSDSEKMMFNLLLYYVDAPVLPLSECACYYLPGLVRGPNHICASGAGGRGSCDGDSGGPLTYYYRNKSYLIGLTAFGSAGGCEIGYPSVYTRITTYLDWITARTGIQVY